The following are from one region of the Gammaproteobacteria bacterium genome:
- the fabG gene encoding 3-oxoacyl-ACP reductase FabG: MILENRIALVTGASRGIGQAIATKLGQSGAVVIGTATTENGASSINQYLEKAGIKGMGIVLNVNNAEQINRTVQTIREKFGEVDILINNAGITRDNLLVRMKDEEWDDILETDLKSVFRLSRAVLRAMMKARYGRIINISSVVGAMGNLGQANYAAAKAGMFGFSKSLAREVGSRNITVNCIAPGFIDTDMTRALADEFQQNLIQHVPLGRLGRPEEVASAVAFLASSAAGYITGTTLHVNGGMYMD; encoded by the coding sequence ATGATTTTGGAAAATAGAATAGCTTTGGTCACCGGTGCCAGCCGGGGTATCGGGCAAGCCATCGCAACCAAGCTGGGTCAATCGGGTGCTGTTGTCATCGGGACGGCGACCACGGAAAACGGTGCCAGCTCGATTAATCAATATCTGGAAAAAGCTGGCATCAAAGGGATGGGTATCGTTTTAAACGTAAACAATGCCGAACAAATCAACCGCACCGTGCAAACCATCCGGGAAAAATTCGGTGAAGTGGACATACTGATCAATAATGCCGGAATCACGCGGGATAACTTATTGGTTCGCATGAAAGACGAGGAATGGGATGACATTCTGGAAACCGATTTAAAATCAGTATTCCGATTAAGCCGCGCAGTCCTTCGTGCCATGATGAAAGCCCGTTACGGCCGTATCATCAATATTTCCTCCGTGGTTGGCGCTATGGGTAATCTTGGACAAGCCAATTATGCCGCCGCCAAAGCCGGCATGTTTGGCTTTAGTAAATCGTTAGCTCGTGAAGTCGGTAGCCGCAATATCACGGTTAACTGCATTGCCCCCGGTTTCATTGATACCGACATGACCCGCGCACTGGCTGATGAATTTCAACAGAACCTGATTCAGCACGTTCCTTTGGGAAGATTGGGGCGCCCGGAAGAAGTTGCTTCGGCCGTCGCCTTTCTGGCATCTTCCGCGGCAGGCTATATCACGGGTACAACGTTGCACGTGAATGGCGGTATGTATATGGATTAA
- the acpP gene encoding acyl carrier protein, giving the protein MENIEQRIKKIVAEQLGVNEAEVKNESSFVNDLGADSLDTVELVMALEEEFECEIPDEQAEKINTVQEAIDYVTAHTSAS; this is encoded by the coding sequence ATGGAAAATATTGAGCAGCGTATTAAAAAAATTGTAGCTGAACAACTTGGTGTAAACGAAGCGGAAGTCAAAAACGAATCATCTTTTGTCAATGATTTGGGAGCGGATTCACTCGATACGGTGGAATTGGTCATGGCTCTCGAAGAAGAATTCGAGTGTGAAATTCCGGATGAGCAAGCGGAAAAAATAAATACTGTTCAAGAGGCGATTGACTACGTCACAGCCCACACCAGTGCCAGCTAG
- the fabF gene encoding beta-ketoacyl-ACP synthase II yields MSKRKVVVTGLGIVSPVGSTVSGAWESIVSGISGITRITRFDASSFTSQIAGEVKDFDVHQYLSAKEARRMDIFIHYGMAAAIQAVKDAGIDDIAHLDAEKIGVNIGSGIGGLPMIENTDTAYHAGGPRKISPFFIPSTIINMIAGNLSIMYGYKGPNIAIVTACTTATHSIGHSARMIEYGDADVMVCGGAESCVTPLAIGGFAAAKALSVHNDNPVAASRPWDTDRDGFVLGEGAGVLVLEELEHAKRRGAKIYAELAGFGMSADAFHMTAPCDDGEGAARCMSNALKNAGINTTEVDYVNAHGTSTPLGDIAETVAVKRCFGEHAGKLAVSSTKSMTGHLLGAAGGVEAVFSVLAIHHRIAPPTINLVNQDPQCDLDYIPNTARDMNIKVALSNSFGFGGTNGTLVFRSV; encoded by the coding sequence TTGTCCAAACGTAAGGTAGTAGTTACCGGATTGGGTATTGTGTCACCTGTCGGCAGCACGGTATCCGGCGCATGGGAAAGCATCGTTTCAGGAATATCCGGCATTACCCGGATAACCCGCTTTGATGCATCAAGTTTTACATCGCAAATCGCGGGTGAAGTAAAAGATTTCGACGTTCATCAATACCTCTCCGCAAAAGAAGCGCGTCGCATGGATATTTTTATCCATTACGGCATGGCGGCGGCGATTCAAGCGGTCAAAGATGCCGGTATCGACGATATCGCTCACCTGGATGCGGAAAAGATCGGTGTCAATATCGGTTCAGGCATCGGCGGCTTGCCGATGATCGAAAACACGGATACCGCGTATCACGCGGGCGGACCACGAAAAATTTCCCCGTTCTTTATTCCCAGCACCATCATCAACATGATCGCGGGTAATTTATCCATCATGTACGGCTACAAAGGCCCCAACATCGCGATTGTAACGGCTTGTACTACAGCCACACACAGCATCGGTCATTCAGCTCGTATGATCGAGTACGGCGATGCCGATGTCATGGTGTGCGGCGGCGCGGAATCCTGCGTAACGCCGCTTGCTATCGGCGGATTTGCCGCTGCCAAAGCGTTATCGGTGCACAATGACAATCCGGTAGCTGCAAGCCGTCCGTGGGATACGGACCGCGATGGTTTCGTTCTGGGTGAAGGTGCCGGAGTTCTGGTGCTGGAAGAGCTGGAGCACGCCAAACGCCGCGGCGCAAAAATCTATGCGGAATTGGCCGGTTTCGGCATGAGCGCGGATGCCTTTCATATGACCGCGCCATGCGATGACGGCGAAGGTGCCGCGCGTTGCATGAGCAATGCACTCAAAAATGCCGGTATCAACACAACGGAAGTCGATTATGTCAATGCGCATGGTACCTCCACGCCATTGGGCGATATCGCTGAAACCGTTGCCGTCAAACGCTGCTTCGGTGAGCACGCCGGCAAACTCGCCGTCAGCTCGACGAAATCCATGACCGGGCACCTATTGGGCGCTGCCGGCGGTGTAGAAGCGGTTTTTTCCGTACTCGCGATCCATCATCGCATTGCGCCGCCGACCATCAATCTAGTCAATCAGGATCCGCAGTGCGATCTGGATTACATCCCCAATACCGCAAGAGACATGAATATCAAAGTTGCGCTATCCAACTCCTTCGGGTTTGGAGGAACCAACGGAACACTCGTTTTCCGTAGCGTATAA